A genomic stretch from Halichoerus grypus chromosome 7, mHalGry1.hap1.1, whole genome shotgun sequence includes:
- the SLC19A2 gene encoding thiamine transporter 1 isoform X2 → MDVPGPGSRRAAAAAATVLRRTARVPRECWFLPTALLCAYGFFASLRPSEPFLTPYLLGPDKNLTEREVLNEIYPVWTYSYLVLLFPVFLATDYLRYKPVVLLQGLSLIVTWFMLLYAQGLLAIQFLEFFYGIATATEIAYYSYIYSVVDLNMYQKVTSYCRSATLVGFTVGSVLGQILVSVAGWSLFSLNVISLTCVSVAFAVAWFLPMPQKSLFFHHVPSTCQRMNGIKAQNGGIVTNTSASNHLPGWEDIESKIPLNKEEPEPKPDRLLVLKVLWNDFLMCYSSRPLLCWSVWWALSTCGYFQVVNYTQGLWEKVMPSRNDAVYNGGVEAVSTLLGAVAVFAVGYIKISWSTWGEMTLSLFSLLIAASVYIMDTVCNIWVCYTSYVVFRIIYMLLITIATFQIAANLSMERYALVFGVNTFSALALQTLLTLIVVDSSGLGLDITTQVSYGNNVSKF, encoded by the exons ATGGATGTGCCCGGCCCGGGGtcccggcgggcggcggcggcggctgccaCCGTGCTCCGGCGCACGGCCCGCGTGCCCCGCGAATGCTGGTTCTTACCCACTGCGCTGCTGTGCGCCTACGGCTTCTTCGCCAGCCTCAGGCCGTCCGAGCCCTTCCTGACCCCCTACTTGCTGGGGCCCGACAAGAACCTGACGGAGAGGGAG gtctTAAATGAAATTTATCCAGTATGGACTTACTCTTACCTGGTGCTGCTGTTCCCTGTGTTCCTTGCCACAGACTACCTCCGTTATAAGCCTGTCGTTCTGCTGCAGGGACTCAGCCTTATTGTTACATGGTTCATGCTGCTCTACGCCCAAGGACTGCTGGCCATTCAGTTCTTAGAATTCTTCTATGGCATCGCCACAGCCACTGAAATTGCCTATTACTCCTATATCTACAGCGTGGTAGACCTCAACATGTACCAGAAAGTCACAAGTTACTGTCGGAGTGCCACCTTGGTGGGCTTTACTGTGGGCTCTGTCCTGGGGCAAATCCTCGTCTCCGTGGCAGGCTGGTCCCTGTTCAGTCTGAATGTCATCTCTCTTACCTGTGTTTCTGTGGCTTTTGCTGTGGCCTGGTTTCTGCCTATGCCACAGAAGAGCCTTTTCTTTCACCATGTTCCTTCCACTTGCCAGAGAATGAATGGCATCAAGGCACAAAATGGCGGCATTGTAACCAACACCTCAGCTTCTAACCACCTTCCTGGGTGGGAGGACATTGAGTCAAAAATCCCTCTAAATAAGGAGGAGCCG GAACCCAAGCCAGACCGTCTCCTTGTGCTGAAGGTCCTGTGGAATGACTTCTTGATGTGCTACTCCTCTCGCCCTCTGCTCTGCTGGTCTGTGTGGTGGGCCCTCTCCACCTGTGGCTATTTTCAGGTGGTGAACTACACACAGGGCCTGTGGGAGAAGGTGATGCCCTCTCGCAATGATGCTGTCTACAATGGTGGTGTGGAGGCCGTGTCCACCCTCCTGG gtGCTGTTGCCGTGTTTGCAGTGGGTTACATAAAAATATCCTGGTCAACGTGGGGGGAGATGACGCTGTCTCTGTTTTCCCTGCTGATTGCTGCCTCCGTGTATATCATGGATACTGTGTGCAACATCTGGGTGTGCTACACATCCTATGTGGTCTTCAGAATCATCTACATGTTACTCATCACTATAGCAAC TTTTCAGATTGCTGCTAACCTCAGCATGGAGCGCTATGCCCTGGTGTTTGGTGTGAACACCTTCAGTGCTCTGGCCCTGCAGACACTGCTCACCCTCATTGTGGTGGATTCCAGTGGCCTTGGCTTAGACATCACCACTCAG GTTTCCTATGGGAACAATGTATCCAAATTTTAA
- the SLC19A2 gene encoding thiamine transporter 1 isoform X3, whose product MKVLNEIYPVWTYSYLVLLFPVFLATDYLRYKPVVLLQGLSLIVTWFMLLYAQGLLAIQFLEFFYGIATATEIAYYSYIYSVVDLNMYQKVTSYCRSATLVGFTVGSVLGQILVSVAGWSLFSLNVISLTCVSVAFAVAWFLPMPQKSLFFHHVPSTCQRMNGIKAQNGGIVTNTSASNHLPGWEDIESKIPLNKEEPEPKPDRLLVLKVLWNDFLMCYSSRPLLCWSVWWALSTCGYFQVVNYTQGLWEKVMPSRNDAVYNGGVEAVSTLLGAVAVFAVGYIKISWSTWGEMTLSLFSLLIAASVYIMDTVCNIWVCYTSYVVFRIIYMLLITIATFQIAANLSMERYALVFGVNTFSALALQTLLTLIVVDSSGLGLDITTQFLIYAGYFALIAVVFLANGTVSIMKKCRKQEDAELSSQVTTS is encoded by the exons ATGAAG gtctTAAATGAAATTTATCCAGTATGGACTTACTCTTACCTGGTGCTGCTGTTCCCTGTGTTCCTTGCCACAGACTACCTCCGTTATAAGCCTGTCGTTCTGCTGCAGGGACTCAGCCTTATTGTTACATGGTTCATGCTGCTCTACGCCCAAGGACTGCTGGCCATTCAGTTCTTAGAATTCTTCTATGGCATCGCCACAGCCACTGAAATTGCCTATTACTCCTATATCTACAGCGTGGTAGACCTCAACATGTACCAGAAAGTCACAAGTTACTGTCGGAGTGCCACCTTGGTGGGCTTTACTGTGGGCTCTGTCCTGGGGCAAATCCTCGTCTCCGTGGCAGGCTGGTCCCTGTTCAGTCTGAATGTCATCTCTCTTACCTGTGTTTCTGTGGCTTTTGCTGTGGCCTGGTTTCTGCCTATGCCACAGAAGAGCCTTTTCTTTCACCATGTTCCTTCCACTTGCCAGAGAATGAATGGCATCAAGGCACAAAATGGCGGCATTGTAACCAACACCTCAGCTTCTAACCACCTTCCTGGGTGGGAGGACATTGAGTCAAAAATCCCTCTAAATAAGGAGGAGCCG GAACCCAAGCCAGACCGTCTCCTTGTGCTGAAGGTCCTGTGGAATGACTTCTTGATGTGCTACTCCTCTCGCCCTCTGCTCTGCTGGTCTGTGTGGTGGGCCCTCTCCACCTGTGGCTATTTTCAGGTGGTGAACTACACACAGGGCCTGTGGGAGAAGGTGATGCCCTCTCGCAATGATGCTGTCTACAATGGTGGTGTGGAGGCCGTGTCCACCCTCCTGG gtGCTGTTGCCGTGTTTGCAGTGGGTTACATAAAAATATCCTGGTCAACGTGGGGGGAGATGACGCTGTCTCTGTTTTCCCTGCTGATTGCTGCCTCCGTGTATATCATGGATACTGTGTGCAACATCTGGGTGTGCTACACATCCTATGTGGTCTTCAGAATCATCTACATGTTACTCATCACTATAGCAAC TTTTCAGATTGCTGCTAACCTCAGCATGGAGCGCTATGCCCTGGTGTTTGGTGTGAACACCTTCAGTGCTCTGGCCCTGCAGACACTGCTCACCCTCATTGTGGTGGATTCCAGTGGCCTTGGCTTAGACATCACCACTCAG TTCCTGATCTACGCTGGGTATTTTGCACTCATCGCTGTGGTTTTCCTGGCTAATGGTACAGTTAGTATCATGAAGAAATGTAGAAAGCAAGAAGATGCAGAATTGAGTTCTCAAGTAACTACGTCATAA
- the SLC19A2 gene encoding thiamine transporter 1 isoform X1: MDVPGPGSRRAAAAAATVLRRTARVPRECWFLPTALLCAYGFFASLRPSEPFLTPYLLGPDKNLTEREVLNEIYPVWTYSYLVLLFPVFLATDYLRYKPVVLLQGLSLIVTWFMLLYAQGLLAIQFLEFFYGIATATEIAYYSYIYSVVDLNMYQKVTSYCRSATLVGFTVGSVLGQILVSVAGWSLFSLNVISLTCVSVAFAVAWFLPMPQKSLFFHHVPSTCQRMNGIKAQNGGIVTNTSASNHLPGWEDIESKIPLNKEEPEPKPDRLLVLKVLWNDFLMCYSSRPLLCWSVWWALSTCGYFQVVNYTQGLWEKVMPSRNDAVYNGGVEAVSTLLGAVAVFAVGYIKISWSTWGEMTLSLFSLLIAASVYIMDTVCNIWVCYTSYVVFRIIYMLLITIATFQIAANLSMERYALVFGVNTFSALALQTLLTLIVVDSSGLGLDITTQFLIYAGYFALIAVVFLANGTVSIMKKCRKQEDAELSSQVTTS, translated from the exons ATGGATGTGCCCGGCCCGGGGtcccggcgggcggcggcggcggctgccaCCGTGCTCCGGCGCACGGCCCGCGTGCCCCGCGAATGCTGGTTCTTACCCACTGCGCTGCTGTGCGCCTACGGCTTCTTCGCCAGCCTCAGGCCGTCCGAGCCCTTCCTGACCCCCTACTTGCTGGGGCCCGACAAGAACCTGACGGAGAGGGAG gtctTAAATGAAATTTATCCAGTATGGACTTACTCTTACCTGGTGCTGCTGTTCCCTGTGTTCCTTGCCACAGACTACCTCCGTTATAAGCCTGTCGTTCTGCTGCAGGGACTCAGCCTTATTGTTACATGGTTCATGCTGCTCTACGCCCAAGGACTGCTGGCCATTCAGTTCTTAGAATTCTTCTATGGCATCGCCACAGCCACTGAAATTGCCTATTACTCCTATATCTACAGCGTGGTAGACCTCAACATGTACCAGAAAGTCACAAGTTACTGTCGGAGTGCCACCTTGGTGGGCTTTACTGTGGGCTCTGTCCTGGGGCAAATCCTCGTCTCCGTGGCAGGCTGGTCCCTGTTCAGTCTGAATGTCATCTCTCTTACCTGTGTTTCTGTGGCTTTTGCTGTGGCCTGGTTTCTGCCTATGCCACAGAAGAGCCTTTTCTTTCACCATGTTCCTTCCACTTGCCAGAGAATGAATGGCATCAAGGCACAAAATGGCGGCATTGTAACCAACACCTCAGCTTCTAACCACCTTCCTGGGTGGGAGGACATTGAGTCAAAAATCCCTCTAAATAAGGAGGAGCCG GAACCCAAGCCAGACCGTCTCCTTGTGCTGAAGGTCCTGTGGAATGACTTCTTGATGTGCTACTCCTCTCGCCCTCTGCTCTGCTGGTCTGTGTGGTGGGCCCTCTCCACCTGTGGCTATTTTCAGGTGGTGAACTACACACAGGGCCTGTGGGAGAAGGTGATGCCCTCTCGCAATGATGCTGTCTACAATGGTGGTGTGGAGGCCGTGTCCACCCTCCTGG gtGCTGTTGCCGTGTTTGCAGTGGGTTACATAAAAATATCCTGGTCAACGTGGGGGGAGATGACGCTGTCTCTGTTTTCCCTGCTGATTGCTGCCTCCGTGTATATCATGGATACTGTGTGCAACATCTGGGTGTGCTACACATCCTATGTGGTCTTCAGAATCATCTACATGTTACTCATCACTATAGCAAC TTTTCAGATTGCTGCTAACCTCAGCATGGAGCGCTATGCCCTGGTGTTTGGTGTGAACACCTTCAGTGCTCTGGCCCTGCAGACACTGCTCACCCTCATTGTGGTGGATTCCAGTGGCCTTGGCTTAGACATCACCACTCAG TTCCTGATCTACGCTGGGTATTTTGCACTCATCGCTGTGGTTTTCCTGGCTAATGGTACAGTTAGTATCATGAAGAAATGTAGAAAGCAAGAAGATGCAGAATTGAGTTCTCAAGTAACTACGTCATAA